The genomic DNA CTGATTGTGATTCTAATTGTTTCCTCAGCTGTGGTCTGTGGCCAAGCCCCAAAGAATACACGTATTGCGGGAGGAAACTCTGTGGCGACAGCTGGTATATGGCCCTGGATGGCAAGCCTACAGAAGGGTGGAAGTCATATGTGTGGTGGGACTCTGGTGGCTGTTGACTCTGTGTTGAGCAATGCTGCCTGCTTCTCAAGGTGAGACTCCTGGAGTGATATAACGCCaggaaagtatttttaaaaactgcttacAAAATTGGAACAACACTAAGCTTACAGCTGAAGCTCGGTGAAACTTTAAACACACAGCACAATTCttttattatctattattatcatatgaaaataaatgtatggaGGAATGATGGAGCTTGGTAGTCATCAGCATTGTGTCTGCTTAAATGTTGCTGGGAGCCACAGACAAGAAGTCAGACTgttgaaaatgacagaaaattgccAGCGTCATCCTTAATTGTAATGTACATGCATTCTGTTAAAAACTGgataaactagaattaccgcctttAGGTTGCACTCCGTGCACCAGTGAAGTTGCACCTACAGTTTAAATCCGTGTGTGTGAAAACGGACATGGATGTAATTCTGAGGCAAGAGGCaatgtgtcaaatttaaagaaattaccctttggtgttcttgagatattgcgtttaccaacaaaaaagaaagacaaggtcacagtaactttgacctttgacctatgaccaccaaaaccttatcaggtcattgttgagtccaagtgaaaattttatgcaatttcaagaaattctttgtaggtgttcttgagatatgtgcataagaatgagatggacggacaacctgaaatctgttttcacagacatggatgtaattCTGAttttgagtccaagttgatgtttgtgccaaatttgaagaaattctctctgGATATTCTTAAGATTCATGAGAATGACACAGACAGTCAGTCCAATAGCATGATGCCTCTGGCCTCTGACAATGCCCTTTGGGAAAGAGTCTATGAGGCTGAGTTTGTAGAGGTCCAGTCCTTGTTTTAAACCATTCAGATGTTTCTTCTCAGTCCtaattcagtttatttaatcTCACACAGTTCACCAGATGCCTCCCAATGGACCGTTAAGTTGGGCCTCTTGAATCTGAATGGATCTAATCCTTTTGAGGTGACACTGAATGTGACCAATATCACCCTGAGCAACCTGACTGGATCTAATGTAGCCGTGCTTCAGCTGACACCCCAGCCTACCCTGTCTGACTACATCCAGCCCATCTGCATAGACAACGGACTAACCTTTGCTGTGGGCACCACGTGCTGGGCTGCTGGCTGGAGCTCTGAACAAGGAGGTGGTGAGTAACACTCTGCGTCCTTTCACCTTTTCAGATTTAAGATTAATGCACATCTTGTATGTATGCTGATTTAGCCCAGGTTCCAGCCATCTGGTTTTGATTCAGCTGTTTCATTTCTcatcattttcttgcttttttcccctgaaCTTCAGATGAACAAGTTCTGCAGGAGATTCAGACCTCGATACAAAATTGTGGGAATGCATCAAGTGACACCATTTGTACCGAAACTTTTACTGTGGAGCAGGTGAGCAGCAAGAGCAGTACATTATTATACTTCCATATGTCTTTCTGTTTTAGTAAGGTGTTTGTTGGTCCTGAAACTTTAGAAACTTTAAAGGAGAAATAcgtccattttcaaaattcagacgttattccaaaaaatattagtaaacatgaacaactctctcctaaatacaaaaaagagtgctaaaattaaatgtgtgatgtcatcaggtatAAAATCTGGAGTTGCTTGTTAGACGGTATAATTGTGATGTACTATAGCATAATTCCCCCTAACCAAAATG from Plectropomus leopardus isolate mb unplaced genomic scaffold, YSFRI_Pleo_2.0 unplaced_scaffold5211, whole genome shotgun sequence includes the following:
- the LOC121939598 gene encoding serine protease 27-like, with the protein product MASLQKGGSHMCGGTLVAVDSVLSNAACFSSSPDASQWTVKLGLLNLNGSNPFEVTLNVTNITLSNLTGSNVAVLQLTPQPTLSDYIQPICIDNGLTFAVGTTCWAAGWSSEQGGDEQVLQEIQTSIQNCGNASSDTICTETFTVEQVSSKSSTLLYFHMSFCFSKVFVGPETLETLKEKYVHFQNSDVIPKNISKHEQLSPKYKKEC